In Pyrus communis chromosome 1, drPyrComm1.1, whole genome shotgun sequence, the following are encoded in one genomic region:
- the LOC137731989 gene encoding uncharacterized protein, whose protein sequence is MPSSSSSPMNPDVLAPNSSPMNPNFPPVPPSPSISSISIQNISCMVPTKLKRDNYLVWKALFAPIFRRYKLTGIVDGSELCPSPFLLDASGQLTATPNPDFDLWYEKDQNILIWLNSTLSEDLIPFTVGVTSSRELWLNLEQRFGGVSAAHIHQLRSRLHNV, encoded by the coding sequence ATGCCTTCGTCGAGTTCATCTCCCATGAATCCTGATGTTCTTGCCCCAAATTCGTCCCCGATGAACCCTAATTTTCCTCCGGTTCCGCCTTCTCCCTCCATTTCTTCGATTTCGATTCAGAATATCAGCTGTATGGTTCCTACCAAGCTTAAACGGGACAACTATCTTGTTTGGAAGGCGTTGTTTGCTCCAATTTTTCGTCGCTACAAGCTTACCGGGATTGTTGATGGCTCTGAACTTTGTCCGTCTCCTTTCTTACTTGATGCTTCTGGCCAGCTCACTGctactccaaatccagatttcGATCTGTGGTATGAAAAGGATCAAAATATCCTTATCTGGCTCAATTCTACTCTTTCAGAGGATCTCATTCCGTTCACCGTTGGTGTTACTTCCTCTCGTGAGCTATGGTTAAATCTTGAACAACGATTCGGCGGCGTTTCTGCTGCTCACATTCACCAGCTTCGCTCTCGCCTGCATAATGTTTAG
- the LOC137740773 gene encoding serine/arginine-rich splicing factor RSZ22A-like yields the protein MSRVYVGNLSPRVSEADLEDEFRVFGNIRSVWVARRPPGYAFVDFDDIRDAEDAIRGLDGKNNWRVELSHNSRGGGGGRGGGGRGRSGGSDLKCYECGEPGHFARECRLRGGGGGGGGGRRRSRTPPRYRRSPSYGRRSYSPRGRSPRRRSLTPRGNSRSRSPPYRGREELPYANGNGLKDRRRSRS from the exons ATGTCTCGTGTGTACGTGGGAAACTTGAGTCCTCGAGTTTCCGAGGCAGATCTCGAAGACGAGTTTCGTGTTTTTGGAAATATTAGAAG CGTGTGGGTTGCTCGGAGACCACCGGGTTACGcttttgttgactttgatgatATTAGAGACGCTGAGGACGCAATCCGTGGATTAGATG GTAAGAATAACTGGAGAGTTGAGCTTTCACACAACTCtagaggtggtggtggtggtcgtgGTGGAGGTGGTCGTGGCCGCTCTGGCGGTTCTGATTTGAAGTGCTATGAGTGTGGTGAGCCTGGGCATTTTGCTCGTGAATGCCGTCtacgtggtggtggtggtggtggtggtggtggaaggCGTCGTAGCCGCACCCCTCCTCGCTATCGCAGAAGTCCTAGTTATGGTCGCAG GAGCTACAGTCCTCGAGGGAGATCCCCAAGACGTCGCAGTTTGACACCACGTGGGAACAGCCGCAGCAGGTCCCCACCGTACCGTGGGCGGGAGGAGTTGCCTTATGCCAATGG CAATGGTCTGAAGGATCGCCGCCGAAGCAGGAGTTAA
- the LOC137717361 gene encoding UDP-glycosyltransferase 73B4-like: MASAPSTPHVVIFPFMAYGHTLPLLDLSKALSHRKIKVSIITTPSNAKSVAQHLANYQNIDLIEIPFPTIDGLPQGCENTSQLPSMAFYVPFLMATKKLQTPFEQVLQGMRESKSLPICVISDFFLGWTLSSCRSCGVPRLVFHGMGVLSMAICKAVCVHMPHTKGKSVFDPIELPGLKLPFDLSVSELPAQLIQATDEKDPFSRFIDAVGEADINSWGVIVNSFEEIESGTVSSFEAFYENGARAWCLGPLLLYDKVEGVEKHISHNQPSKLMQWLNDQVTLGSVLYVSFGTQADLSDAQLDEVGLGLEEAGVPFLLVVRSTTWSPTNGLEERMKGKGLIVREWVDQRQILSHRAVGGFFSHCGWNSVLESISAGVPILAWPMIAEQSLNAKLIAEGLGAGLGIRKSHDLGSGIEVSRQAVCEGVRELMEGEKGRDARERAQALGRVAWRVVQEGGSSNQALQNLIDQLCACYAQ; encoded by the exons ATGGCATCAGCACCATCAACTCCCCATGTAGTAATCTTCCCCTTCATGGCTTACGGCCACACTCTTCCATTACTGGACCTCTCGAAAGCTCTCTCCCACCGGAAAATCAAGGTGTCCATCATCACAACTCCATCAAATGCAAAATCAGTTGCCCAACACCTAGCAAACTACCAAAATATAGACTTGATTGAAATCCCATTTCCCACCATCGATGGCCTTCCTCAAGGTTGTGAAAACACCTCCCAACTTCCATCCATGGCTTTCTATGTCCCTTTCCTCATGGCCACCAAAAAACTCCAAACCCCTTTCGAACAAGTCCTACAAGGAATGAGGGAATCCAAATCCCTTCCCATTTGTGTCATCTCTGACTTCTTTTTGGGTTGGACTCTCTCTTCATGCAGATCCTGTGGGGTCCCTAGGTTGGTTTTTCATGGCATGGGGGTCTTATCAATGGCTATATGCAAAGCTGTGTGCGTGCACATGCCACACACGAAGGGGAAGTCGGTTTTCGACCCCATAGAGTTGCCAGGTCTCAAGCTTCCCTTTGATCTAAGTGTCTCGGAGTTACCTGCTCAACTCATTCAAGCAACTGATGAGAAGGACCCTTTTTCTCGATTCATAGACGCTGTGGGAGAAGCTGACATCAATAGTTGGGGGGTTATTGTGAACAGCTTTGAGGAGATAGAGAGCGGAACTGTTTCTTCATTTGAAGCTTTCTATGAAAATGGAGCTAGAGCTTGGTGTTTGGGACCTTTGCTGTTGTATGACAAAGTTGAAGGTGTTGAGAAACACATCAGCCACAACCAACCCAGCAAGTTAATGCAATGGCTCAATGACCAAGTGACTCTAGGCTCTGTGCTATATGTCTCGTTCGGCACGCAAGCAGACTTGTCAGATGCTCAACTTGATGAAGTCGGCTTGGGCTTGGAGGAGGCCGGGGTTCCATTTTTATTGGTGGTTCGATCAACCACGTGGTCTCCAACAAATGGACTTGAAGAGAGGATGAAAG GTAAGGGATTGATCGTAAGGGAATGGGTTGACCAGCGCCAAATACTATCACACCGAGCAGTGGGAGGGTTTTTTAGTCACTGTGGTTGGAACTCAGTGCTTGAAAGTATATCTGCCGGAGTGCCAATCTTGGCTTGGCCTATGATAGCTGAGCAGTCTTTGAATGCTAAGCTTATTGCCGAAGGACTTGGGGCTGGACTTGGCATTAGAAAGAGCCATGATTTGGGGTCAGGAATTGAGGTTTCGAGGCAGGCAGTTTGTGAAGGAGTGAGAGAATTGATGGAAGGAGAGAAGGGAAGGGATGCAAGGGAGAGAGCACAAGCTTTGGGAAGAGTAGCTTGGCGTGTGGTTCAAGAAGGTGGTTCGTCCAATCAAGCCCTACAAAATCTTATTGACCAACTATGTGCATGTTATGCTCAATAG
- the LOC137725940 gene encoding trifunctional UDP-glucose 4,6-dehydratase/UDP-4-keto-6-deoxy-D-glucose 3,5-epimerase/UDP-4-keto-L-rhamnose-reductase RHM1-like, with product MESEGTPYAPKNILITGAAGFIGSHVTNRLIKNYPSYKIVALDKIDYCSSFKNLRPCRSSPNFKFVKGDIACADLINHLLIADEIDTIMHFAAQTHVDNSFGNSFEFTNNNVYGTHVLLEACKVTQRVKRFIHVSTDEVYGETDMETNIGNPEASQLLPTNPYSATKAGAEMLVMAYHRSYGLPTITTRSNNVYGPHQYPEKLIPKFSLLAMKGEKLPIHGNGSNVRSYLYCDDVAEAFDVILHKGVIGHVYNIGTKKERSVLNVAEDICKMIGLNSKEAITFVHDRPFNDQRYFLDDQKLKKLGWDVRTSWEEGLKLTTQWYTKHVDWWGDVSAALHPHPSFAVISRPNDDSWFFEHGFTRLSRTCSEGSNSSELKFLIYGRTGWIGGLLGKLCKGEGIEFEYGKGRLEDRKSLLEDITRVQPTHVFNAAGVTGRPNVDWCESHKALTIRTNVVGTLNLADVCKDQGLLMMNFATGCIFEYDKEHPLGSGIGFKEEDYPNFTGSFYSKTKAMVEELLKEYDNVCTLRVRMPISSDLSNPRNFITKIVRYDKVVNIPNSMTVLDELLPISIEMARRNCRGIWNFTNPGVICHNEILEMYRDYIDPKFKWQNFDLEEQAKVIVAPRSNNELDASKLKKEFPELLSIKDSIVKYVFEPIKKT from the exons ATGGAATCTGAAGGTACGCCATATGCACCAAAGAACATCCTCATAACAGGAGCAGCAGGATTCATAGGCAGCCACGTGACCAATCGCCTAATAAAAAACTATCCCAGCTACAAAATCGTTGCTCTTGACAAGATAGACTACTGCTCTAGCTTCAAGAACCTCAGGCCTTGTCGttcctccccgaatttcaagtTTGTCAAGGGAGACATTGCCTGTGCTGATCTCATAAACCATCTCCTGATTGCCGATGAGATCGACACCATAATGCACTTCGCCGCACAAACCCACGTGGACAATTCGTTCGGAAACTCGTTCGAGTTCACCAACAACAATGTCTACGGCACTCACGTCCTCCTCGAAGCATGCAAGGTCACGCAGCGAGTGAAACGCTTCATTCATGTGAGTACTGATGAAGTTTATGGAGAGACGGATATGGAGACCAATATTGGAAACCCTGAGGCCTCTCAGCTCCTCCCTACAAACCCTTACTCAGCCACAAAAGCTGGGGCTGAAATGTTGGTCATGGCATACCACAGATCCTATGGTTTGCCAACAATAACAACTAGAAGCAACAATGTGTACGGACCCCACCAGTATCCAGAAAAGCTTATCCCAAAATTTAGCCTTCTTGCAATGAAAGGTGAGAAATTACCAATCCATGGGAATGGATCAAATGTGAGAAGCTATTTGTATTGTGATGACGTGGCTGAGGCATTTGATGTGATACTTCACAAGGGAGTGATAGGGCATGTTTACAACATTGGCACCAAAAAAGAGAGGTCAGTTTTGAACGTGGCAGAAGATATTTGCAAAATGATTGGTTTGAATTCAAAGGAAGCTATAACTTTTGTGCATGATAGGCCTTTCAATGACCAAAGGTACTTTTTGgatgatcaaaaattgaaaaagctaGGGTGGGATGTGAGGACTAGTTGGGAGGAAGGGCTCAAGCTGACGACACAATGGTACACGAAGCACGTGGATTGGTGGGGTGATGTGTCTGCTGCACTTCACCCACACCCGAGTTTCGCAGTGATTAGCCGACCGAATGATGATTCTTGGTTCTTCGAACATGGGTTCACAAGGCTGTCGAGAACATGCAGTGAGGGTAGCAATAGTTCTGAATTGAAGTTTCTGATATATGGAAGGACTGGATGGATTGGAGGGTTGTTGGGGAAGCTTTGTAAGGGTGAAGGAATTGAATTTGAGTATGGGAAGGGACGACTTGAGGATAGGAAGTCTCTGCTGGAGGACATCACAAGAGTACAACCAACCCATGTGTTCAATGCTGCTGGAGTTACAGGTCGGCCGAACGTTGATTGGTGTGAATCTCACAAGGCGCTAACGATTCGGACTAATGTAGTTGGCACGCTTAATTTGGCTGATGTTTGCAAGGATCAAGGTCTGTTGATGATGAATTTTGCGACCGGATGCATTTTTGAGTATGACAAGGAGCATCCCCTAGGATCTGGTATTGGATTCAAGGAGGAGGACTACCCTAATTTCACCGGTTCCTTCTATTCGAAGACCAAAGCCATG GTGGAGGAGCTGTTGAAGGAATATGACAATGTGTGCACCCTCAGAGTGAGAATGCCCATATCATCAGACCTCAGCAACCCTAGAAACTTCATCACAAAGATAGTACGCTACGACAAGGTTGTGAACATTCCCAATAGCATGACAGTCCTCGATGAGCTCCTACCGATCTCCATAGAGATGGCTCGGAGGAACTGCAGAGGAATATGGAACTTCACCAACCCAGGAGTCATATGCCACAACGAGATCCTAGAGATGTATAGGGATTACATTGATCCAAAGTTCAAGTGGCAAAATTTTGACCTAGAAGAACAGGCCAAGGTGATTGTCGCGCCAAGGAGCAACAATGAATTGGATGCTTCAAAGCTGAAGAAAGAGTTCCCCGAATTGCTTTCGATCAAAGACTCAATCGTAAAATATGTCTTTGAGCCCATCAAGAAGACTTGA